A genomic segment from Nicotiana tabacum cultivar K326 chromosome 7, ASM71507v2, whole genome shotgun sequence encodes:
- the LOC142161980 gene encoding uncharacterized protein LOC142161980: protein MDLTITNENTSVGSSGTIQLLDMPASPVIEEYQSEIITEGTQSIIEEGQVYQDKQTIATAMKHYSIMHKFQFRVKRSNHRSYWLICVGENCNWHFKATSINDSAMFKIRSFNRQHTCTLMDDTFIQRKCTAVVVGSMVMPKYCDPKIVYTPKDIQTDMLSQYKVDLSYMQVWREKEKALQFLRGHLADSYNKLPKYFYILEKTYPGSVVKLKKTIDEYFLYAFVALCTSISGWEYCRPVVVVDGTFLKTAYKGIMLTASTMDAAGSRYNIAFGICYRNESILKETSIVYPDVPHYSCMWHIWTNIRAKFKKGHQQLNELYFATAGSYTLDEFNERMSKIEDIDPRVKSYLYDIGYYRWSRVHATVNRTWTMTSKIAELLNAVTKDARELPIFDLLEYMRTLLERWTKENLLKAKGTFTFLGYKFNKELEKNSTLSQKLRVRASTDHSHTVIDGVKRYIVCLESKKCSCGQFQLDELPCAHALAALRHRNETYENYCSPYYTKESLLRTYKISVNSLPDERKWNMPQYISDEVVNPPAGEKRQPGRPQKERYKRYDELKSKKYKVSCGNCEGEEHNKRSCHNAPKKK, encoded by the exons ATGGATTTGACTATTACAAATGAGAACACAAGTGTAG GCTCGTCTGGGACAATACAGTTACTTGATATGCCAGCCTCTCCCGTCATAGAGGAAtatcaaagtgaaataataactgaaGGTACACAAAGTATTATCGAAGAAGGACAAGTGTATCAAGACAAGCAAACAATTGCAACTGCAATGAAGCACTATTCTATCATGCACAAGTTCCAATTCAGGGTTAAAAGATCTAACCACAGAAG ctaCTGGCTTATATGCGTTGGAGAAAACTGTAATTGGCACTTCAAGGCAACATCAATtaatgattctgcaatgttcaagATCAGGAGTTTCAACAGACAACACACATGCACCTTAATGGATGATACATTCATACAGCGCAAATGCACTGCAGTTGTAGTTGGTAGCATGGTCATGCCAAAGTATTGTGATCCTAAGATAGTTTACACACCAAAGGACATACAAACTGACATGTTGTCCCAATACAAAGTGGACCTAAGCTACATGCAAGTAtggagagaaaaggaaaaggctTTACAGTTTTTGAGAGGTCATCTGGCTGACTCCTACAAtaaattaccaaaatatttttatattcttgagaAGACGTATCCTGGTTCAGTTGTTAAATTGAAGAAGACAATAGATGAATACTTCTTATATGCATTTGTTGCTCTTTGTACATCAATAAGTGGTTGGGAATATTGTAGACCAGTAGTAGTGGTTGATGGGACATTCTTAAAGACAGCCTACAAGGGGATTATGTTGACAGCAAGCACAATGGATGCAGCAGGTAGCAG GTACAATATTGCTTTTGGCATATGCT ATAGGAATGAGAGTATCCTGAAGGAAACATCAATTGTCTATCCGGACGTGCCACACTACtcttgcatgtggcatatttggacaaatataaggGCAAAGTTCAAGAAGGGTCATCAACAATTAAATGAATTGTACTTTGCTACTGCAGGGTCATACACTctggatgaatttaatgaaaggatgTCGAAGATTGAAGATATAGACCCGCGTGTTAAATCATACCTCTATGATATTGGCTATTATAGATGGTCAAGAGTACATGCAACGGTGAATAGAACCTGGACTATGACATCAAAAATTGCAGAGTTGTTAAATGCTGTAACAAAAGATGCAAGAGAGCTGCCAATATTTGACCTATTAGAGTATATGAGGACACTTCTTGAACGTTGGACGAAAGAGAATTTATTGAAGGCAAAGGGTACTTTCACATTCCTTGGGTACAAATTCAACAAAGAATTGGAGAAAAACAGTACATTATCTCAGAAACTTAGG gtgagggcttcaacaGATCATAGTCATACTGTGATAGATGGTGTGAAGCGGTACATTGTGTGTCTTGAAAGCAAGAAATGTAGTTGTGGCCAGTTCCAACTTGATGAACTTCCATGTGCGCATGCTTTGGCAGCTTTAAGGCACAGGAATGAAACTTATGAAAACTATTGCTCTCCGTATTACACAAAGGAGAGCCTACTGCGTACATATAAAATATCAGTAAATTCCCTTCCTGATGAAAGAAAATGGAATATGCCACAATATATATCTGATGAAGTAGTAAATCCACCTGCGGGAGAGAAAAGGCAGCCAGGAAGACCTCAAAAGGAAAGATACAAAAGATATGATGAACTAAAGTCAAAGAAGTACAAGGTGTCATGTGGCAACTGTGAAGGTGAAGagcataacaaaagatcttgccATAATGCacccaaaaagaaataa